From Spirosoma aerolatum, one genomic window encodes:
- a CDS encoding isoaspartyl peptidase/L-asparaginase family protein: MVNRRRFLTLSSLAGLLPSFSFRSPQSPVDKAAITPLSTNSTPATKGPLIISTWKQPKANAAAQAVLDKEGRALDAVEAGVRVPEADPNDMSVGYGGRPDRDGRVTLDACIMDEKGNAGSVTFLEHIMHPISVARAVMEKTPHVMLSGEGALNFAISQGFKKENLLTPKAEKEWREWLKTAKYKPIANIERHDTIGMLAIDGLGNISGACTTSGLAYKMRGRVGDSPIIGAGLFVDNEIGGACATGLGELVMRTCGSFLVVELMRQGRTPQQACEEAAMRIVKKQDYKDIQVGFIAINKQGDYGAYSIQPGFNYTLSHQKKTQVTDAKSYLK, from the coding sequence ATGGTAAATCGACGTCGTTTTCTGACGCTTAGCTCACTAGCTGGTCTGCTTCCATCATTCTCGTTTCGCTCGCCACAATCGCCTGTTGATAAGGCAGCCATTACACCTTTATCAACTAACTCTACACCTGCTACTAAGGGCCCACTGATCATATCTACCTGGAAGCAGCCTAAAGCAAATGCTGCCGCACAAGCGGTATTAGACAAGGAAGGCCGAGCCCTAGATGCTGTAGAAGCAGGCGTTCGCGTGCCCGAAGCCGACCCAAACGACATGAGTGTGGGCTATGGCGGACGACCTGACCGCGACGGGCGCGTTACTCTGGATGCCTGCATCATGGATGAAAAAGGGAATGCAGGATCGGTCACTTTTCTGGAACATATCATGCATCCTATTTCGGTAGCCCGTGCTGTTATGGAAAAAACCCCCCACGTCATGCTTAGTGGCGAAGGCGCGTTGAATTTTGCGATTTCGCAAGGCTTCAAGAAAGAAAATCTACTAACCCCAAAAGCCGAAAAAGAATGGCGTGAGTGGCTCAAAACGGCCAAATACAAACCCATCGCCAATATTGAACGGCATGATACCATCGGCATGTTGGCGATCGACGGTCTGGGTAACATTTCGGGGGCCTGCACAACGAGTGGACTAGCCTATAAGATGCGTGGACGAGTAGGTGATTCGCCTATCATCGGAGCAGGTTTGTTTGTTGACAACGAAATTGGTGGGGCCTGTGCCACGGGCTTAGGCGAATTAGTTATGCGTACCTGTGGCTCGTTTCTGGTAGTTGAATTGATGCGCCAGGGTCGAACACCCCAGCAAGCTTGTGAAGAAGCGGCCATGCGTATCGTTAAAAAGCAGGATTACAAAGACATACAGGTTGGGTTCATCGCCATTAATAAGCAGGGAGACTATGGAGCTTACAGCATTCAGCCAGGTTTCAATTACACCCTATCGCACCAAAAGAAAACACAGGTTACCGACGCAAAATCATATTTGAAATAA
- the purU gene encoding formyltetrahydrofolate deformylase has translation MTQSDKHILLMDGPDSKGLIYHVTGILFRHNLNIIHNDEYVSPSGQFFMRTEFEGTFDNDALLHELKTTLPDSANSEKIMFRLNPKRKKAIVVMVTKEHHCLGELLIRYAFDELDADILAVVSNYNVLQPLVSKFGIPFHYISHEGKTREEHEAAILRTMAIYEPEYVVLAKYMRVLTPEFVNHFPNRIVNIHHSFLPAFIGANPYRQAYERGVKIIGATAHFVNNDLDEGPIIAQNVKEVDHRHTAADMATEGKDVEKIVLSQALKLVFNDRVFISGNRAIVL, from the coding sequence ATGACTCAGTCAGACAAGCATATATTACTCATGGACGGGCCCGATAGTAAAGGCCTGATTTATCATGTAACGGGTATACTGTTTCGGCACAATCTGAATATTATCCACAATGACGAATATGTAAGTCCATCCGGACAGTTTTTTATGCGCACCGAATTTGAAGGCACGTTTGATAATGATGCCTTATTGCATGAGCTAAAAACGACGCTGCCCGATTCGGCCAATAGCGAAAAAATTATGTTTCGGCTAAATCCGAAGCGAAAAAAAGCTATTGTCGTTATGGTTACGAAAGAGCACCATTGCCTGGGTGAACTGCTGATTCGCTACGCGTTTGATGAACTTGATGCCGATATTCTAGCCGTTGTCAGTAATTATAATGTTTTACAACCGCTGGTCAGCAAGTTTGGCATACCTTTCCATTACATTTCGCATGAGGGTAAAACCCGCGAAGAACACGAAGCGGCTATTCTGCGAACTATGGCGATTTATGAACCCGAATACGTAGTGCTGGCCAAATATATGCGGGTACTAACACCCGAATTTGTGAATCATTTTCCGAATCGAATTGTCAACATACACCACTCGTTTTTACCCGCTTTCATTGGGGCTAATCCCTACCGACAGGCTTATGAACGAGGAGTTAAAATTATCGGGGCAACGGCTCACTTTGTCAACAATGACCTGGATGAAGGCCCTATTATTGCTCAGAATGTGAAAGAAGTAGATCATCGGCATACAGCCGCCGATATGGCTACGGAAGGTAAGGACGTCGAAAAAATAGTGCTTTCACAGGCTCTTAAACTGGTTTTTAACGATCGGGTATTTATTTCAGGTAACCGGGCTATTGTTCTGTAA
- a CDS encoding copper homeostasis protein CutC, giving the protein MLVEICAYSLTSCLTAQQAGAGRIELCGGLPEGGTTPSAGLIQLARKQVDIPLYVMIRPRGGDFLYSDHELDVMKADIQMAKSLGANGLVLGLLNADGTVDEERTSHLIELASPLPVTFHRAFDMTRDPLDALEAVIRTGAERILTSGQQPTAEQGIDVLRQLTQQAARRIEIMAGAGVNASNAARLIEAGVDALHLSGGQKEDSLMRYRQPSVSMASAIPGEYDHIEANTEKIRAVIQITALQNNSPVT; this is encoded by the coding sequence ATGCTCGTCGAAATCTGTGCTTATTCCCTTACGTCCTGCCTAACCGCTCAACAGGCTGGCGCCGGACGAATCGAACTATGTGGTGGCCTTCCCGAAGGTGGTACTACCCCCAGTGCTGGGCTTATCCAACTAGCGCGAAAGCAGGTAGACATTCCTCTGTACGTTATGATTCGACCAAGGGGAGGTGATTTTCTGTATTCCGATCATGAACTGGACGTTATGAAAGCCGATATACAGATGGCTAAATCATTAGGAGCCAATGGCCTTGTACTCGGCTTGCTGAATGCCGATGGTACGGTTGACGAGGAGCGAACAAGTCACCTGATCGAATTAGCCAGCCCATTGCCTGTTACATTCCACCGGGCTTTCGACATGACCCGTGACCCGCTTGACGCGTTGGAAGCTGTGATCCGAACCGGTGCCGAACGCATTCTTACATCGGGTCAGCAACCGACCGCAGAGCAAGGTATAGATGTGCTTCGGCAGCTTACCCAACAGGCAGCCAGACGCATCGAAATTATGGCAGGGGCCGGGGTTAATGCCAGCAATGCAGCCCGATTGATCGAAGCCGGTGTGGATGCCTTACATCTGAGTGGTGGTCAGAAAGAAGATAGTCTCATGCGTTATCGGCAGCCGTCTGTATCCATGGCATCAGCTATTCCTGGCGAATACGACCATATAGAAGCGAATACAGAAAAAATCCGAGCAGTGATCCAAATCACCGCGTTACAGAACAATAGCCCGGTTACCTGA
- a CDS encoding DUF2795 domain-containing protein, which translates to MYWTLELASYLEDAPWPATKDELIDYSIRSGAPLEVVENLQELEDDGQPYESIEEIWPDYPTKDDFFFNEDEY; encoded by the coding sequence ATGTACTGGACACTCGAACTTGCGTCTTACCTGGAAGATGCCCCCTGGCCTGCCACTAAAGATGAGTTGATTGACTATTCAATTCGCTCTGGTGCGCCCCTCGAAGTAGTTGAAAATTTACAGGAGCTCGAAGATGACGGTCAGCCTTACGAAAGTATTGAAGAAATCTGGCCAGATTATCCAACCAAAGACGACTTCTTCTTCAATGAAGATGAATACTGA
- a CDS encoding sterol desaturase family protein produces the protein MLVNVALVLGTFLFMEGVAWFTHKYVMHGFLWSWHRDHHNHHQGFFERNDLFAVVFSLTAIGLILIGVEVPALSFLTWIGAGVTLYGFFYFVFHDVIVHRRVKVKINTDGRYMQRIMRAHYIHHKVHTKEGAEAFGFLYAPKKYDRPVKSKK, from the coding sequence ATGCTGGTAAACGTTGCGTTGGTTTTAGGGACTTTCCTGTTCATGGAAGGTGTTGCATGGTTTACACATAAGTACGTGATGCATGGCTTCCTATGGAGCTGGCACCGCGATCATCACAATCATCATCAAGGCTTTTTTGAGCGAAACGATTTATTCGCAGTAGTGTTTAGCCTGACGGCAATAGGCCTGATTTTAATTGGTGTAGAAGTCCCGGCACTAAGCTTTTTAACCTGGATTGGGGCGGGTGTTACGCTCTATGGGTTCTTCTATTTTGTCTTTCACGATGTTATCGTTCATCGGCGGGTAAAAGTAAAAATCAACACCGACGGACGATATATGCAGCGGATTATGCGGGCACACTATATTCACCATAAAGTGCACACGAAAGAGGGGGCCGAAGCCTTCGGCTTTTTATACGCACCTAAAAAATACGATCGGCCGGTGAAGAGTAAAAAATAA